In one Populus nigra chromosome 12, ddPopNigr1.1, whole genome shotgun sequence genomic region, the following are encoded:
- the LOC133669915 gene encoding uncharacterized protein LOC133669915, with protein MRKISKKKLEKLRIELNNSKNHQKFLENQLLKEEEMKASLDQQFKERDEQIVKFKKNQHEANEQLNEGKAKYDELVNKHVMVEQKLVTLKRASKSRKSADKETIASLKKERDQYKLKWEAEKVKNRLADLTIEEERSLRTRYQMQAKDEREAMRVAESDMKEYLDKINGMRNQVSVIQAELESREEEAKKMQEQFEEWQDYISSLDVQLNTKVVELDIEKEELQRARKQIQQLEKMVQIVIT; from the coding sequence ATGAGGAAAATCTccaaaaaaaagttggaaaagCTTAGGATTGAGCTCAACAATagcaaaaatcatcaaaaattcCTGGAAAACCAacttttaaaagaagaagagatgaaGGCCTCTCTGGATCAGCAATTCAAGGAAAGAGATGAGCAAATTGTTAAGTTCAAGAAGAACCAGCACGAAGCAAATGAGCAACTGAATGAGGGGAAGGCCAAGTATGACGAGTTGGTAAATAAACATGTAATGGTGGAGCAGAAATTGGTGACTCTAAAAAGGGCCTCAAAAAGTAGAAAGTCTGCTGACAAAGAGACAATAGCTtctctaaaaaaagaaagggaccagtataaattaaaatgggAAGCTGAAAAAGTGAAGAACAGATTAGCTGATCTCACcattgaagaagaaagaagcttAAGAACTCGATATCAGATGCAGGCTAAAGATGAGAGAGAAGCAATGAGGGTAGCTGAGTCAGACATGAAGGAATACCTGGACAAAATAAATGGTATGAGAAACCAAGTTTCTGTGATACAAGCTGAGCTTGAGTCTCGAGAGGAAGAAGCAAAGAAGATGCAAGAACAATTTGAGGAATGGCAAGACTATATCAGCAGTCTCGATGTACAACTAAACACTAAGGTAGTCGAGCTTGATATAGAGAAGGAGGAATTGCAAAGGGCCAGAAAACAGATTCAGCAATTGGAAAAGATGGTTCaaattgtcataacctaa